Proteins co-encoded in one Mesorhizobium huakuii genomic window:
- a CDS encoding sulfotransferase, whose amino-acid sequence MTHISPTPEPFAILAMPRTGTHYLEVLLNEHPNILSNGELLNEYDTNWPDKDRLLLGDRELLELAYVRCPTWSDKTVTHVGCKVNEPQFHDHPGFFAELARWPGLKVILVVRRNILESLRSLVQARQSGQWLKFSSDKDGAPPPRVRLPIDNCEAYFKTADAFYARVAHAFAPSNVLVIEYESLLQEPAACLGAVWDFLGVPGLQLSGRAILQRQEARPLDETVENFDELRLHFADGPYARFFDVAAV is encoded by the coding sequence ATGACCCACATTTCACCGACACCTGAGCCTTTTGCCATCCTTGCTATGCCAAGGACCGGGACACACTACCTGGAAGTATTGCTAAACGAGCATCCGAACATATTGAGTAACGGTGAGTTGCTCAACGAGTACGACACCAACTGGCCCGATAAGGATCGCTTGCTGCTCGGCGATCGCGAGCTCCTAGAGCTTGCTTACGTGCGCTGTCCCACTTGGAGCGACAAGACGGTGACGCATGTTGGCTGCAAGGTCAACGAACCTCAGTTTCACGATCATCCGGGCTTTTTTGCGGAACTGGCCCGTTGGCCAGGACTCAAGGTCATCCTCGTGGTCCGGAGAAACATACTGGAATCGCTAAGGTCGCTCGTGCAGGCACGGCAAAGCGGCCAATGGCTGAAGTTCAGTTCGGACAAGGATGGGGCTCCGCCACCACGGGTCAGATTGCCAATCGACAACTGCGAGGCGTACTTCAAAACCGCCGACGCTTTCTACGCTCGAGTTGCGCACGCCTTCGCGCCGTCCAACGTGCTGGTAATCGAATATGAGAGCCTTCTTCAAGAACCCGCCGCATGTTTGGGAGCGGTTTGGGATTTCTTGGGGGTTCCGGGGCTTCAGCTTTCCGGTCGCGCCATCCTTCAGCGCCAGGAAGCGCGACCGCTCGACGAAACGGTAGAGAACTTCGACGAGTTGCGGCTTCACTTCGCAGACGGACCTTATGCGAGGTTCTTTGACGTCGCTGCCGTGTGA
- the cysN gene encoding sulfate adenylyltransferase subunit CysN, producing MRHIMAKSLAPTDGVRDYLAAQEKKSLLRFLTCGSVDDGKSTLIGRLLSDTKQIFEDQLAALERDSRKHGTTGDDIDFALLVDGLEAEREQGITIDVAYRFFATPKRKFIVADTPGHEQYTRNMATGASTADLAIVLIDARQGVLRQTRRHSIIASLLGIRHVVLAINKIDLVGFDEAVFERIVEDYRQFSQKLGFQTIVPIPMSARYGDNVTNRSDKTEWYSGPTLIEHLETVSVDEAAVELPFRFPVQYVNRPNLDFRGFAGTIASGSAAPGDEVVVAKSGKSSHVRRIVAHGGDLQKAVAGQAITLVLDDEVEVSRGNMLVSPAARPQVADQFAANIVWFDEHALLPGRSYILRTETDQTSATVTDLKYRVNVNDFAHEAAKSLEMNEVGICNISTRAPIAFDTFAENRTTGAFILIDRITNATVGTGMILHSLRRAENIHWQSLDVGKRVRADMKNQRPAVFWFTGLSGSGKSTIANLFEKKLYATGRHTYILDGDNVRHGLNRDLGFTDADRVENIRRVAEVARLMADAGLIVIVSFISPFSAERRMARELMADGEFVEVFVDTPFEECARRDPKGLYARALNGEIKNFTGVDSPYEVPEKPEIHLKTLGKSAEEMVEALELWLNERDIAQPPPADNGGSI from the coding sequence ATGCGCCACATCATGGCAAAGAGTCTCGCCCCCACCGACGGCGTCCGCGACTATCTGGCGGCGCAGGAGAAGAAATCGCTGCTGCGCTTCCTCACCTGCGGTTCCGTCGATGATGGCAAGTCGACGCTGATCGGGCGCCTGCTTTCCGACACCAAGCAGATTTTCGAGGACCAGCTCGCCGCGCTCGAACGCGATTCGCGCAAGCACGGCACGACCGGCGACGACATCGATTTCGCGCTTCTGGTCGATGGCCTCGAGGCCGAGCGCGAGCAAGGCATCACCATCGACGTCGCCTATCGCTTCTTCGCCACGCCGAAGCGCAAGTTTATCGTTGCCGACACGCCCGGCCACGAACAATACACCCGCAACATGGCGACCGGCGCGTCGACCGCCGACCTGGCCATCGTGCTGATCGATGCCCGGCAAGGGGTGCTGCGCCAGACCAGGCGCCATTCGATCATCGCTTCGCTACTCGGCATCCGGCACGTCGTTCTGGCCATCAACAAGATCGACCTCGTCGGCTTCGACGAAGCGGTCTTCGAACGGATCGTCGAAGATTACAGGCAGTTCTCGCAGAAACTCGGCTTCCAGACCATCGTGCCGATCCCGATGTCTGCCCGCTACGGCGACAACGTCACCAACCGTTCGGACAAGACGGAATGGTATTCCGGCCCGACGCTGATCGAACATCTCGAAACCGTGTCGGTCGACGAGGCCGCGGTTGAATTGCCGTTCCGCTTTCCGGTGCAGTATGTGAACCGTCCCAATCTCGACTTTCGCGGTTTTGCCGGCACCATTGCGTCGGGCTCGGCTGCGCCGGGCGACGAGGTCGTCGTCGCCAAATCCGGAAAATCCTCCCATGTCCGGCGCATCGTCGCGCATGGCGGTGATTTGCAGAAGGCGGTCGCCGGCCAGGCCATCACCCTTGTCCTCGACGACGAGGTCGAGGTTTCCAGAGGTAACATGCTGGTGTCGCCGGCAGCGCGGCCGCAGGTCGCCGACCAGTTCGCTGCCAACATCGTCTGGTTCGACGAGCATGCGCTGCTGCCGGGCCGCTCCTACATCCTGCGCACAGAGACCGACCAGACCAGCGCCACCGTCACCGACCTGAAATACCGGGTCAACGTCAACGACTTTGCCCATGAGGCGGCCAAGTCGCTGGAGATGAACGAAGTCGGCATCTGCAACATCTCGACGCGGGCGCCGATCGCCTTCGACACCTTCGCCGAAAACCGCACCACCGGCGCCTTCATCCTGATCGACCGCATCACCAACGCCACGGTCGGCACCGGTATGATCCTGCATTCGCTGCGCCGCGCCGAAAACATCCACTGGCAGTCGCTCGATGTCGGCAAGCGCGTCCGCGCCGACATGAAGAACCAGCGGCCCGCCGTGTTCTGGTTCACCGGGCTTTCCGGCTCCGGCAAGTCGACCATCGCCAATCTGTTCGAAAAGAAACTCTACGCCACCGGCCGCCATACCTACATCCTGGATGGGGATAATGTCCGCCACGGCCTCAACCGCGATCTCGGCTTCACCGACGCCGATCGCGTCGAAAATATCCGCCGCGTCGCCGAAGTGGCACGCCTGATGGCCGATGCCGGTCTGATCGTCATCGTCTCCTTCATTTCACCGTTCAGCGCCGAGCGGCGCATGGCGCGGGAATTGATGGCCGACGGTGAATTCGTCGAGGTGTTTGTCGACACGCCGTTCGAAGAATGCGCGAGACGCGACCCAAAGGGCCTGTATGCCCGGGCGCTGAATGGCGAGATCAAGAATTTCACCGGCGTCGATTCACCGTATGAAGTACCGGAAAAACCCGAAATCCATCTCAAGACACTCGGCAAGTCAGCCGAAGAGATGGTAGAGGCCCTGGAACTTTGGCTGAACGAGCGCGACATTGCGCAACCACCTCCTGCCGACAATGGTGGATCCATCTGA
- the cysD gene encoding sulfate adenylyltransferase subunit CysD, whose protein sequence is MNVPLTHLQRLEAESIHIFREVAAAFAKPVMLYSVGKDSSVLMHLAMKAFYPAKPPFPFLHVDTTWKFREMIAFRDQMAQKLGFDLLVHVNEDGVRDNINPFDHGSNTHTHVMKTVALRQALDKYGFDAAFGGARRDEEKSRAKERIFSFRNAQHVWDPKNQRPEMWKIFNTRIASGESIRVFPLSNWTELDIWQYILQENIPIVPLYFAKQRPVVERDGMLILRDDERMKLRPGETVEDRLVRFRTLGCYPLTGAIESDADTLEAIVGEMLTARTSERQGRLIDRDEAGSMEKKKREGYF, encoded by the coding sequence ATGAATGTTCCTTTGACGCACCTGCAACGGCTTGAGGCCGAGTCCATCCATATCTTCCGCGAGGTTGCAGCCGCTTTTGCCAAGCCGGTCATGCTCTATTCGGTCGGCAAGGACTCCTCCGTGCTGATGCATCTGGCGATGAAGGCGTTTTATCCCGCCAAGCCGCCATTCCCCTTCCTTCATGTCGACACGACGTGGAAATTCCGCGAGATGATCGCCTTTCGCGATCAGATGGCGCAGAAACTCGGCTTCGATCTGCTCGTTCATGTCAACGAAGATGGCGTGCGCGACAACATCAATCCGTTCGATCACGGTTCCAACACGCACACCCATGTGATGAAGACCGTGGCGCTGCGCCAGGCGCTCGACAAATACGGTTTCGATGCCGCCTTTGGCGGGGCCCGTCGCGACGAGGAGAAATCGCGCGCCAAAGAGCGCATATTCTCCTTCCGCAACGCGCAGCATGTGTGGGACCCGAAGAACCAACGGCCCGAGATGTGGAAGATATTCAACACCCGCATCGCATCGGGTGAATCGATCCGCGTCTTTCCGTTGTCGAATTGGACCGAGCTCGACATCTGGCAGTACATTCTGCAGGAAAACATCCCGATCGTGCCGCTCTATTTCGCCAAGCAACGGCCCGTCGTCGAGCGCGACGGCATGTTGATCCTGCGGGATGACGAGCGCATGAAACTGCGCCCCGGCGAGACTGTGGAGGACCGCCTTGTGCGGTTCCGCACGCTCGGCTGCTATCCGCTGACCGGCGCCATCGAATCGGATGCCGACACGCTGGAAGCCATCGTCGGCGAAATGCTGACCGCGCGCACCTCCGAGCGGCAGGGTCGCCTGATCGACCGCGATGAAGCCGGCTCGATGGAAAAGAAGAAGCGCGAGGGGTATTTCTGA
- a CDS encoding DUF2061 domain-containing protein: MFIPVPETHGRSIAKAVSWRITGSIDTFALSWLITGNVVSAGSIASAEVITKIVLYYLHERAWSFIPFGRRMILPAD; encoded by the coding sequence ATGTTCATTCCTGTTCCCGAGACCCACGGCAGATCCATAGCCAAGGCTGTCAGCTGGCGCATCACAGGCAGTATCGATACGTTCGCGCTGAGCTGGCTCATAACTGGAAACGTCGTTTCCGCGGGATCGATCGCCAGTGCTGAAGTTATTACAAAAATCGTGCTGTACTATCTCCACGAACGGGCATGGTCGTTCATTCCGTTTGGCCGGCGCATGATATTGCCGGCTGATTGA